In the bacterium genome, one interval contains:
- a CDS encoding HAD family hydrolase, with product MATLLFDIGNVLWSDEAGDALTLANIGAVLRERGRLVTEEEIAAAQARAVADFAPSPWRTVIATLCGGDAVLAAEVTREVRARWDALSDAEYAGFTTPFASTAPLLGALAAAGHRMVLARDNSPRALLRLEALDLLRHFAVKEVSETLHLAKPDLRFYLALLAAAGAAPADCLMVGDRIDNDILPARRLGLRTLRLRHGSHAAQEPRSPAEAPELTVDHPDQLATGIARLLASSDV from the coding sequence ATGGCCACTCTCCTCTTCGATATCGGCAACGTACTCTGGAGCGACGAGGCCGGCGATGCGCTGACCCTGGCCAACATTGGCGCGGTCCTGCGCGAGCGTGGCCGGCTCGTGACCGAAGAGGAGATCGCCGCCGCGCAGGCGAGGGCCGTGGCCGACTTCGCGCCCAGCCCCTGGCGCACCGTGATCGCCACGCTGTGCGGCGGTGACGCGGTGCTGGCCGCGGAGGTCACGCGCGAAGTCCGCGCGCGCTGGGATGCGCTCAGCGACGCCGAGTACGCGGGCTTCACGACGCCCTTCGCGTCCACCGCGCCGCTGCTCGGAGCGCTCGCCGCCGCCGGTCACCGGATGGTGCTGGCCAGGGACAACTCACCGCGGGCCCTGCTGCGCCTGGAGGCGCTCGATTTGCTGCGCCACTTCGCCGTGAAGGAGGTTTCCGAGACCCTGCACCTGGCGAAGCCGGACCTGCGCTTCTACCTGGCCCTGCTCGCGGCCGCGGGCGCGGCGCCGGCTGACTGCCTCATGGTGGGGGATCGCATCGACAACGACATCCTGCCGGCCCGGCGTCTGGGCCTGCGGACCCTGCGCCTGCGCCACGGCTCGCATGCCGCCCAGGAGCCGCGCTCGCCCGCTGAGGCGCCCGAGCTGACGGTGGATCACCCCGACCAGCTCGCTACTGGGATCGCGCGCCTGCTGGCTAGCTCAGACGTTTGA
- a CDS encoding amidohydrolase — translation MRRAARLFALVLAALAAAPGALAAPDLAAAAARLAEKMRADRRWLHANAELSLREFAGQGYLREQLAALPGVELVPGDWGTGLVALIRGGRPGPLVAWRADMDALPITEATGLAFACARRDTVSGGRETGVMHACGHDLHMAIGLGLARLASGLRAELPGTLMLVFQPAEEIGAGAMQLLAAGLFAEGRKPKSILALHVHPTLAVGQIGYCPGWATANVDGFLLTVKGDGGHGAYPHRGVDPVTLAAEIVIALQTLVAREIDVNHNAVISVGRIEGGAKSNVIPGEVLIEATVRSQDDSTRQALADKVKRRVNGLAAAAAAPAPLLEYYFGTAAGYNDPALTRQVIGVIERVLGPEAAQQYEPGLGGEDFAYYGREVPGFQFRLGTAPPGAAGAAASLHTPDYDPDEAALLVGLRVAAAAIWDQLERRD, via the coding sequence ATGCGCCGCGCCGCCCGCCTGTTCGCGCTCGTTCTCGCCGCCCTCGCCGCCGCGCCGGGCGCCCTCGCCGCGCCGGACCTCGCGGCCGCCGCGGCCCGCCTCGCCGAGAAGATGCGCGCCGACCGCCGCTGGCTGCACGCCAACGCCGAGCTCTCCCTGCGCGAGTTCGCGGGGCAGGGCTACCTGCGCGAGCAGCTCGCCGCGCTCCCCGGCGTCGAGCTGGTGCCCGGTGACTGGGGCACCGGCCTGGTAGCGCTCATCCGCGGCGGCCGGCCCGGCCCGCTCGTCGCCTGGCGCGCGGACATGGACGCCCTGCCCATCACCGAGGCCACCGGTCTCGCGTTCGCCTGCGCTCGCCGCGACACGGTGAGCGGCGGCCGCGAAACGGGCGTCATGCACGCCTGCGGGCACGACCTGCACATGGCCATCGGCCTCGGCCTCGCGCGCCTGGCGAGCGGTCTGCGCGCCGAGCTGCCCGGCACCCTGATGCTCGTCTTCCAGCCGGCCGAGGAGATCGGCGCCGGCGCCATGCAGCTGCTCGCCGCCGGCCTCTTCGCGGAGGGGCGCAAGCCGAAGAGCATCCTCGCCCTGCACGTGCACCCCACCCTCGCGGTGGGACAGATCGGCTACTGCCCGGGCTGGGCCACGGCCAACGTGGACGGCTTCCTGCTCACCGTGAAGGGCGACGGCGGGCATGGCGCCTACCCGCACCGGGGCGTGGACCCCGTCACCCTGGCCGCCGAGATCGTGATCGCCCTGCAGACCCTGGTCGCGCGCGAGATCGACGTCAACCACAATGCGGTGATCTCGGTGGGCCGCATCGAGGGCGGCGCGAAGAGCAACGTGATTCCAGGCGAGGTGCTCATCGAGGCCACGGTGCGCAGCCAGGACGACAGCACGCGCCAGGCCCTGGCCGACAAGGTGAAGCGCAGGGTGAACGGCCTCGCCGCCGCGGCCGCTGCGCCGGCGCCGCTGCTGGAGTACTACTTCGGCACCGCGGCGGGCTACAACGACCCGGCGCTGACAAGGCAGGTGATCGGTGTGATCGAGCGCGTGCTCGGCCCGGAGGCGGCTCAGCAGTACGAGCCCGGCCTGGGGGGCGAGGACTTCGCCTACTATGGCCGCGAGGTGCCGGGCTTCCAGTTCCGGCTCGGCACCGCTCCGCCCGGCGCCGCCGGCGCCGCGGCCAGTCTGCACACGCCAGACTACGATCCGGACGAGGCAGCGCTGCTGGTCGGCCTGCGCGTCGCCGCCGCGGCGATCTGGGACCAGCTCGAGCGCCGCGACTGA
- a CDS encoding aquaporin (porin involved in osmoregulation allowing water to move into and out of the cell in response to osmotic pressure) produces MRQYGAEFFGTFWLVLGGCGSAVLAAAFPGLGIGLLGVSLAFGLTVLTMAYAIGHISGCHLNPAVSIGLWAGGRFPQ; encoded by the coding sequence ATGCGGCAATACGGAGCGGAGTTCTTCGGCACTTTCTGGCTCGTGCTCGGCGGCTGCGGCAGCGCGGTGCTGGCAGCGGCCTTCCCGGGCCTGGGCATCGGCCTGCTCGGCGTATCCCTCGCCTTCGGTCTCACCGTGCTGACGATGGCCTACGCCATCGGGCACATCTCCGGCTGCCACCTCAACCCGGCGGTCTCGATCGGCCTCTGGGCCGGCGGCCGCTTCCCACAA
- the lepB gene encoding signal peptidase I, with translation MSPDSLKIRLRRTAREWLLPFAVMALILGSVRSSVADWNDVPSGSMRPTIFEGERIAVNRLAYDLKLPFTGLRLARWATPERGDIVILHSPVDGKRLVKRVVGLPGDQLAMQGGRLVINGQPLVYTALSADCWQEQLGGRVHRIRRDEGRPHLRDGGPLRVPAGHYFVMGDNRDNSADSRVFGCVAQDAIMGEVKAVVGSLDPQRHWLPRWERWFKRLS, from the coding sequence ATGTCCCCCGACTCCCTGAAGATCCGTCTGCGCCGCACCGCCCGCGAGTGGCTGCTGCCCTTTGCCGTCATGGCCCTCATCCTCGGTTCGGTGCGCTCGTCCGTCGCCGACTGGAACGACGTGCCCAGCGGGTCGATGCGCCCCACCATCTTCGAGGGCGAGCGCATCGCCGTGAACCGCCTGGCCTACGATCTCAAGCTGCCCTTCACCGGCCTTCGCCTGGCCCGCTGGGCGACACCCGAGCGCGGCGACATCGTGATCCTGCACTCGCCGGTCGACGGCAAGCGCCTGGTCAAGCGCGTCGTCGGCTTGCCCGGCGACCAGCTCGCGATGCAGGGCGGCAGGCTGGTGATCAACGGCCAGCCCCTCGTCTACACCGCCCTCTCGGCCGACTGCTGGCAGGAGCAGCTCGGCGGGCGCGTGCACCGCATCCGCCGCGACGAGGGCCGGCCCCATCTGCGCGACGGCGGTCCCCTGCGCGTGCCGGCCGGACACTACTTCGTCATGGGCGACAACCGCGACAACAGCGCCGACTCCCGCGTCTTCGGCTGCGTGGCGCAGGACGCCATCATGGGCGAGGTGAAGGCGGTGGTCGGCTCGCTCGATCCCCAGCGCCACTGGCTGCCGCGCTGGGAGCGCTGGTTCAAACGTCTGAGCTAG